From Bacillus sp. FSL K6-3431, the proteins below share one genomic window:
- a CDS encoding phospholipase D family protein, whose product MFNWKINKRKVLVVPISLFLVIYIGTIVYHENKKLPDGISYEGKVHYLSDDDASFLYDLTYTDGKVMKREQQLFDRIFKAIEEAEQFIVLDLFLYNDYYDKELNFPKLSAELTNKLIAKKSKNPEIEIILISDEINTSYGSHQNWQFEKMKENGIDVLLTDVDSLRDSNPLYSAIWRIFIKWLGQAGTASVPNAMANQAPNMTLRSYLKLMNVKANHRKTVATDKTAIILSGNPHDASANHSNIGFQLNGPIIADLLKSEQAAANLAGGKRLPTYDGNKTELEGPLAAQLITEGKVLKAVLDEMESTEEGDEIWLAMFYLAERKIIDSLLAANDRGVNIKIILDPNENAFGAKKTGLPNRPVARELDQKTKSGIKIRWYNTTEEQYHPKLLYIKKKQEAAIIGGSTNFTARNLDDLNLETNVLIKARLHTKLTENLDEYFHRQWHNTNGDFTLDFDKYQDNLTPLQRIIYTIQKGLNFTTY is encoded by the coding sequence ATGTTTAATTGGAAAATAAATAAAAGAAAAGTATTAGTAGTACCGATTTCATTATTTTTGGTGATCTATATTGGTACGATAGTTTATCATGAAAACAAAAAACTACCAGATGGAATATCTTATGAAGGAAAAGTTCACTATCTATCTGATGACGATGCAAGCTTTTTATATGATTTGACATATACCGATGGAAAAGTAATGAAGCGAGAGCAACAGCTATTTGATCGTATTTTTAAGGCGATAGAAGAGGCCGAACAATTCATAGTTCTTGATTTATTTTTATATAATGATTATTACGATAAAGAATTAAATTTTCCTAAGCTAAGTGCTGAACTAACAAATAAATTGATTGCAAAGAAATCAAAAAATCCTGAAATAGAGATTATCTTGATTTCAGATGAGATTAACACCTCTTACGGCTCACATCAAAATTGGCAATTCGAAAAAATGAAGGAGAACGGAATTGACGTGTTGCTTACTGATGTGGATTCTTTGAGGGATTCAAATCCTTTGTATTCTGCTATTTGGAGAATATTTATAAAGTGGCTGGGTCAGGCAGGGACAGCAAGTGTACCAAACGCAATGGCAAACCAGGCTCCAAATATGACTTTACGATCCTACTTGAAACTAATGAATGTAAAGGCCAATCATCGAAAAACAGTTGCAACGGACAAAACTGCAATCATCTTATCTGGAAATCCCCATGATGCAAGTGCAAATCATTCCAATATCGGCTTTCAGCTGAATGGCCCGATTATTGCAGATCTATTGAAATCAGAACAAGCAGCTGCAAATTTAGCTGGAGGGAAGCGTCTTCCTACATATGACGGTAATAAGACTGAATTAGAAGGCCCACTTGCAGCACAGCTAATTACAGAAGGGAAGGTCTTAAAAGCTGTCCTTGACGAGATGGAATCCACTGAGGAAGGAGATGAAATATGGCTCGCGATGTTTTATTTGGCAGAACGTAAAATCATTGATTCTTTGCTTGCTGCAAACGATCGAGGAGTAAATATAAAAATAATTTTAGATCCTAATGAAAATGCATTTGGTGCGAAAAAAACGGGGTTGCCAAATAGACCAGTTGCGAGGGAACTAGATCAAAAGACTAAAAGCGGTATTAAAATACGCTGGTATAATACAACAGAAGAGCAATACCATCCGAAGCTACTTTACATTAAAAAAAAACAAGAAGCAGCAATCATTGGTGGCTCAACAAATTTTACTGCAAGAAATTTAGATGATCTAAATTTAGAAACAAACGTATTAATTAAAGCACGGCTCCATACAAAGTTGACAGAAAATCTAGACGAATATTTCCATCGCCAATGGCATAATACAAATGGAGATTTTACCCTGGATTTCGATAAGTATCAAGACAATCTTACCCCTTTACAGAGGATTATTTACACCATACAGAAAGGTCTTAATTTCACCACATATTAA
- a CDS encoding GerAB/ArcD/ProY family transporter, translating into MDSIAKGKQIAPFLVFFVIHSMQVGIGVLGFQRYIAKSAGYDSWISVLIALAASHIVLFIIFKVIELGKGDLVDTHFFLFGKIAGTFFNIILALYFIIITITVLRPYVEILQAWMFQDGSIFWFTLSFLLLAIYIVNGGFRTIVGISFFSVVLPFYIYFVFLFTIPYSDYSDFLPLLSHSFKDIFKASMHLSISYLGYETLLIFYPFIQNGKDSKKWAHLALLGTGVIYLFITVISFGYYSEEQLKNIIWATLSMWKIVKLSFIWRFEYIGIAMWSLVILPNICISLWCASRIIKKSIKVTQKKALYWIAAIVLGVSVLFQTRQQLDLFITWVGKIGFIMNYIYIPLVLLLVIIVKKVKKT; encoded by the coding sequence ATGGATTCGATAGCTAAAGGAAAACAAATCGCACCTTTTCTCGTATTTTTTGTCATTCATTCTATGCAAGTTGGTATTGGTGTTCTCGGGTTTCAACGTTATATAGCAAAAAGTGCTGGTTATGACTCTTGGATTTCTGTCCTTATCGCTTTAGCGGCCTCGCATATCGTCTTATTTATTATTTTTAAAGTGATTGAACTTGGAAAAGGTGACTTGGTTGATACCCATTTTTTTCTATTTGGAAAAATAGCTGGTACATTCTTTAATATCATCCTTGCTCTCTATTTTATTATCATTACAATCACTGTTTTGCGACCTTATGTTGAAATCCTACAAGCTTGGATGTTCCAAGACGGCAGTATTTTTTGGTTTACGCTTAGTTTTTTGCTACTGGCTATTTATATTGTCAACGGAGGGTTTCGAACGATCGTCGGGATTTCATTTTTCAGCGTGGTCCTCCCATTTTATATATACTTTGTCTTTTTATTTACCATTCCGTATTCCGATTACTCCGATTTTCTACCATTACTAAGTCATTCTTTCAAAGACATCTTTAAAGCCTCGATGCACTTATCAATCTCTTACTTAGGCTATGAAACACTGCTTATTTTTTATCCTTTTATTCAAAATGGGAAGGACTCGAAAAAGTGGGCACATTTAGCACTTTTAGGCACAGGAGTTATTTACTTATTCATTACAGTTATTTCATTTGGTTATTATAGTGAAGAGCAGCTTAAGAACATTATCTGGGCAACCTTATCCATGTGGAAAATTGTAAAACTTTCCTTCATTTGGCGTTTTGAATATATTGGTATTGCCATGTGGAGCTTAGTGATCCTTCCAAATATTTGTATTTCACTTTGGTGTGCTAGCAGAATTATCAAAAAATCAATCAAAGTTACTCAAAAAAAAGCACTATATTGGATTGCAGCTATCGTACTAGGCGTATCTGTACTATTCCAAACTAGGCAGCAGTTAGATCTATTTATCACATGGGTTGGTAAGATAGGGTTTATCATGAACTATATATATATCCCACTCGTTTTGTTGCTTGTAATCATAGTGAAGAAGGTGAAGAAGACGTGA
- a CDS encoding spore germination protein: MPSLFKRAKHKKESQKNHVTQLPMSIEYSLEANLDIIKQKTGNSPDVITRKLIMGNSPETKIALVYVDGIVDSQFINDFLIEAILEKHELQEKIKKQEAFEMIAEGVVAIGSINPIRNWEELFYSLMSGETIILMDEINEALSVDTKGGERRSIEEPSTQVDIMGPKIGFTESIGTNTAMVRRIIKNTNLWVETLRVGKVTNTDIVIMYVNGIANEKIIKETQERLKTIDTDSILDSGYIEAFIEDQAATLFPTMYRAERPDVVAGNLLEGKIAVFVDGSPFVLLVPAVFVQFFQTADDYYFRSDIASALRILRVIILVISLFAPALYIAATTFHHEMIPTKLLIVIAAQRETVPFPAFFEAVLMEVTFEILREAGVRLPKPVGTAVSIVGALVVGQAAVEAGIVSAAMVIIVAITAIANFATPNFGMAISLRLLRFGFMIAAATFGIYGIVLGGIVLIVHLTSLRSFGVPYMTPLAPFIPGNTGDTVVRVPWWNFNKRPELIANNENLTRQGEDQMPGPSTDRGMVNNSTDKDDRNEP; encoded by the coding sequence ATGCCTTCATTATTTAAACGGGCCAAACATAAAAAAGAAAGCCAGAAAAATCATGTAACTCAACTTCCAATGTCTATTGAATATTCTTTAGAGGCTAATCTGGACATTATTAAACAAAAAACGGGAAATAGTCCGGATGTTATTACACGAAAGTTGATAATGGGAAATAGCCCTGAAACGAAAATAGCATTAGTGTATGTAGATGGAATTGTTGACAGCCAATTTATCAATGATTTTTTAATAGAAGCTATCTTGGAAAAACACGAATTACAAGAAAAAATAAAGAAGCAGGAAGCTTTTGAAATGATAGCTGAAGGTGTCGTGGCGATTGGCAGTATAAATCCGATAAGGAACTGGGAAGAGCTGTTTTATTCTTTAATGTCAGGCGAAACGATTATTCTAATGGATGAAATAAATGAGGCGCTAAGTGTTGACACTAAAGGTGGAGAACGACGATCAATCGAGGAGCCAAGTACGCAAGTAGACATAATGGGGCCAAAAATTGGTTTTACTGAATCCATTGGAACAAATACAGCGATGGTCCGTCGGATTATTAAAAACACAAATTTATGGGTTGAGACGTTGAGGGTAGGAAAAGTTACAAATACCGATATAGTGATTATGTATGTCAACGGAATTGCAAATGAAAAAATAATTAAAGAAACACAAGAAAGATTAAAAACGATTGACACCGATAGTATTCTTGATAGTGGTTATATTGAGGCATTTATCGAAGATCAAGCGGCTACACTATTTCCAACGATGTACCGGGCAGAAAGGCCGGATGTAGTAGCTGGTAATTTGTTGGAGGGAAAGATAGCAGTTTTTGTTGATGGTAGTCCGTTTGTGCTACTAGTACCCGCAGTTTTTGTTCAGTTTTTTCAAACGGCTGATGATTATTATTTTCGATCTGATATTGCTAGCGCACTTCGGATTTTACGAGTAATTATTTTGGTCATTTCTCTTTTCGCTCCAGCTTTATATATTGCCGCCACGACTTTTCATCACGAGATGATTCCTACCAAGCTGTTAATCGTTATTGCAGCTCAGCGAGAAACAGTGCCTTTTCCAGCCTTTTTCGAAGCGGTACTTATGGAGGTAACCTTTGAAATTTTAAGGGAAGCGGGGGTGCGATTGCCCAAGCCTGTTGGTACGGCTGTTTCAATTGTAGGAGCATTAGTCGTTGGACAAGCAGCAGTAGAAGCCGGAATAGTTTCTGCGGCTATGGTTATTATTGTAGCAATTACAGCCATTGCAAATTTTGCTACTCCTAATTTTGGAATGGCGATCTCCCTGCGTTTGCTCCGTTTTGGGTTTATGATAGCCGCAGCCACATTTGGTATTTATGGAATCGTATTAGGAGGTATCGTTCTAATCGTTCATTTAACTAGTCTCCGTTCTTTCGGAGTTCCATATATGACGCCACTCGCCCCTTTCATTCCAGGGAATACTGGTGATACAGTCGTTCGAGTGCCATGGTGGAATTTCAATAAAAGGCCGGAATTAATTGCAAACAATGAAAACCTAACTCGACAAGGTGAAGATCAAATGCCTGGTCCTTCTACAGACCGTGGGATGGTCAATAACAGCACGGATAAGGATGATCGAAATGAGCCGTAG
- a CDS encoding FtsW/RodA/SpoVE family cell cycle protein, which translates to MTSQKKPIPKIDYGIILSLMLLAIVSFITLYSAQSTDQYKTNFVASQAQWYVISSLAIIFIIQFDSDQMKKISKYAYGFGVLMLLILLFAPVTDFTPIRNGAKLWFVIPKVGQIQPSEFMKIATIMMLAQITSTHHQKVLHKTIKSDFFLLLKISVIFGLPFILIILEDLGTALVFIAIFLGIVLISGITWKLLLPIFTFVTMIAGTTMYLAIWQRPFLEKFGVDPYQFMRIDSWLDPYTYRTGAGMQLVNSLLAIGSGQTNGKGFRNRDVYMPESHTDFIFSTIGEEFGFVGGSIVISLFFLLIYQITRTALETKNPFYTYICVGVIAMLTFQVFQNIGMTIQVLPITGIPLPFISYGGSSLLSTMMAMGIILSIKFHYKKYMFSSE; encoded by the coding sequence ATGACTTCTCAGAAGAAGCCGATTCCAAAAATAGATTATGGAATTATTTTATCGTTAATGCTGTTAGCGATTGTAAGCTTTATTACGCTGTACAGTGCCCAATCTACAGATCAATACAAAACTAATTTTGTTGCATCACAGGCACAGTGGTATGTGATTAGTTCGCTTGCGATTATCTTTATTATTCAATTTGATTCTGATCAAATGAAAAAAATATCAAAATATGCATACGGATTTGGGGTGCTAATGTTATTAATCCTATTATTTGCACCAGTGACAGATTTTACTCCAATCAGAAATGGCGCGAAACTTTGGTTTGTCATTCCCAAAGTCGGTCAGATTCAACCATCGGAGTTTATGAAAATTGCTACGATTATGATGCTTGCTCAGATCACATCAACACATCATCAAAAGGTTTTGCATAAAACGATCAAGAGCGACTTTTTTCTTTTATTGAAAATTTCCGTTATTTTTGGACTCCCATTCATACTTATTATCCTTGAAGATTTAGGTACGGCTCTCGTCTTTATCGCCATTTTTCTCGGTATCGTTCTTATATCTGGAATCACGTGGAAGCTATTATTGCCTATTTTTACTTTTGTAACAATGATTGCGGGAACAACCATGTATTTGGCAATCTGGCAACGTCCTTTCTTGGAGAAGTTTGGTGTAGATCCATATCAGTTTATGCGAATAGATTCTTGGCTCGATCCATATACTTATCGAACCGGCGCTGGTATGCAGCTTGTGAATTCTTTGCTCGCAATTGGCTCAGGACAAACGAACGGAAAGGGATTTCGTAACAGAGATGTGTATATGCCTGAAAGTCATACCGATTTCATCTTCAGCACGATCGGGGAGGAATTTGGATTTGTTGGCGGCAGTATCGTAATTAGTCTATTTTTCTTACTCATCTATCAAATTACGAGAACTGCGTTAGAAACAAAAAATCCATTTTATACATATATTTGTGTCGGTGTTATTGCCATGCTTACCTTCCAAGTTTTTCAAAATATTGGTATGACAATTCAAGTACTCCCAATCACGGGGATTCCATTACCTTTTATTAGCTATGGTGGTAGCTCGTTATTAAGCACTATGATGGCAATGGGTATTATACTTTCTATAAAATTCCATTATAAAAAATATATGTTTTCGTCGGAATAA
- a CDS encoding thioredoxin family protein — protein sequence MEAIKSTEQFEQLISSSDPVIVKFETDWCPDCKVMDMFIGDVIESNPQYKWFQMNRDEFPEIGEKYDVMGIPSLLIFKEGEKTAHLHSANAKSPEQVNDFLVSVK from the coding sequence ATGGAAGCAATTAAAAGCACGGAACAATTTGAGCAACTAATTTCTAGTTCAGACCCAGTAATCGTTAAATTTGAAACAGACTGGTGCCCTGATTGTAAGGTAATGGATATGTTTATTGGCGATGTGATTGAAAGTAATCCTCAATATAAATGGTTTCAAATGAATCGAGATGAATTCCCTGAAATTGGCGAAAAATACGATGTAATGGGAATCCCAAGTCTATTAATTTTTAAAGAAGGCGAAAAAACAGCGCATTTGCATAGCGCAAACGCCAAATCACCTGAGCAAGTGAATGACTTTCTTGTAAGTGTAAAATGA
- a CDS encoding Ger(x)C family spore germination protein, producing the protein MNIRLLLLLLLLPALSGCVQTKIIDEVNVITGAGIDYTEDDKLQISTITTRYSAAKEAIDEYLEITMEKSGSIENNLNRQSSETVLIGDLDIVVIGEKAAKEGVFPIIDTLQRNPSVGSRLFLALTEGSVPDLMKGTYGTLGNSIYISNLIEHNMKSRDIPKTNLHLFSSDYFQKDKGSFLPILKRLPGDKLGIAGLGLFHKEKLVHTIPTNDMFYFKLLVDKHTDGTLIVKVGKDDAVVNSIGSRVILHADYKKLTFEIDYTLKGIVKQYTGTKVEAKVIDAIKRNLEQKIEKNTLKLLNEFQEMGIDPVGVQRKFKQQNRNFDKNKWKDQYKEVTFKLHPKVIITESGTLE; encoded by the coding sequence GTGAATATTAGACTGTTATTATTACTTCTTTTACTCCCTGCACTTTCAGGATGTGTGCAAACAAAGATTATAGATGAAGTTAATGTGATAACTGGTGCTGGAATTGACTATACAGAAGATGATAAATTGCAAATATCGACAATCACTACTCGTTATTCAGCTGCCAAAGAAGCGATTGATGAATATCTTGAAATAACGATGGAAAAGAGCGGTAGTATTGAAAATAACCTAAATAGACAATCTAGTGAAACTGTTTTAATTGGTGACCTTGATATCGTTGTTATTGGGGAAAAGGCAGCAAAGGAAGGCGTTTTCCCCATCATTGATACATTACAAAGAAATCCAAGCGTTGGTTCACGTTTATTTCTAGCGCTCACAGAAGGATCTGTGCCAGATTTGATGAAAGGAACATATGGTACCCTAGGAAATTCAATATATATATCTAACCTAATTGAGCATAATATGAAAAGTCGAGATATTCCTAAAACTAATCTACACTTATTTTCTTCAGACTACTTTCAAAAAGATAAGGGTTCCTTCTTACCTATTTTAAAAAGATTACCCGGAGATAAACTTGGAATCGCTGGGCTAGGCTTATTCCACAAGGAAAAACTAGTTCATACAATACCTACAAATGATATGTTTTACTTCAAATTATTAGTGGATAAACATACGGATGGCACCCTAATTGTAAAAGTTGGTAAAGATGATGCAGTAGTAAATAGTATTGGGTCAAGGGTCATATTGCACGCAGATTATAAGAAATTGACTTTTGAAATCGACTACACATTAAAAGGAATTGTGAAGCAATACACAGGAACAAAGGTAGAAGCCAAAGTAATAGACGCGATAAAAAGAAATCTGGAGCAAAAGATTGAAAAAAATACACTTAAATTGCTAAATGAATTTCAAGAAATGGGGATTGATCCCGTCGGTGTGCAGCGCAAGTTCAAACAGCAAAATCGAAACTTTGACAAAAACAAATGGAAAGATCAATACAAAGAAGTTACCTTTAAGTTGCATCCTAAAGTAATTATTACAGAATCTGGAACATTAGAATAA
- a CDS encoding Ger(x)C family spore germination protein, which translates to MSRRLLCLFSITVATLLLSGCWSQKELTELAIVTAFGIDKNEKGEYVGSFQIVIPGNVAGMPGGGSGEGTPFVVHTATGHNLIEVSDQLTKKISRQQYFSHTGLVVISEELAKEEGIMSIFDILDRDVQFRTTASVVIAEDTAAEKIIKTLTSIDKISAENVLKTMKYSEERLGENIDVSVSELIKGLISSSKVPVITGMRLIGDEEQIGKMESLQNTVPDVVIETGGLAVIKDGKLIDWLHGETSKGAVWVMDRIKNTSIFIKWKEKEEAITFQVIRQKTDVSAHIKNKTPSISIHVRAEGDISGLTIPVNLNDPYEIKKIEGKLEEEIKRQIENSVQHMQKEQADIFGFGEAVHRSDPKVWKELKKEWNNDYFPELKVNVKVDTYVRRSGLRNKSFLNEIENNQ; encoded by the coding sequence ATGAGCCGTAGACTTTTATGTCTTTTCTCGATCACAGTCGCCACTTTATTGTTATCAGGATGCTGGAGTCAAAAGGAATTAACGGAATTGGCAATCGTAACTGCTTTTGGAATTGATAAAAATGAAAAAGGAGAATATGTTGGCAGCTTTCAAATCGTCATTCCCGGAAATGTAGCAGGAATGCCTGGTGGAGGGAGTGGTGAAGGTACCCCTTTTGTCGTACATACAGCCACGGGACATAACCTAATCGAAGTAAGTGACCAATTAACCAAGAAGATCTCTCGACAACAATACTTTTCTCACACGGGTCTTGTAGTTATTAGTGAAGAGTTGGCAAAAGAAGAAGGGATCATGTCTATTTTTGATATTTTGGATCGTGACGTACAATTTCGAACGACAGCATCCGTTGTGATTGCCGAAGATACAGCAGCTGAGAAAATTATTAAGACCTTAACATCAATCGATAAAATCTCAGCTGAAAATGTGTTAAAGACAATGAAATATTCGGAAGAAAGGTTGGGTGAAAATATCGATGTTTCTGTGAGTGAATTGATAAAAGGGCTTATTTCATCTAGTAAGGTACCGGTCATTACCGGAATGCGTCTAATTGGCGACGAGGAGCAAATTGGAAAAATGGAAAGTCTTCAAAACACGGTTCCTGACGTAGTCATTGAAACTGGCGGTCTTGCTGTCATTAAAGATGGTAAATTGATCGACTGGCTCCATGGGGAAACATCAAAAGGGGCAGTGTGGGTAATGGATAGAATCAAGAATACAAGCATCTTTATTAAGTGGAAAGAAAAAGAAGAGGCAATCACTTTTCAAGTAATTCGCCAAAAAACTGATGTTTCCGCCCATATCAAAAACAAAACGCCAAGTATTTCCATTCATGTTCGAGCTGAAGGAGATATTAGTGGATTGACAATACCTGTAAATCTTAACGACCCATATGAGATAAAAAAAATAGAAGGAAAATTGGAAGAAGAAATTAAGAGACAGATAGAAAACTCTGTCCAACATATGCAAAAAGAGCAAGCAGACATTTTTGGATTTGGGGAAGCTGTACATCGTTCAGATCCAAAAGTATGGAAGGAATTAAAAAAAGAGTGGAATAACGATTATTTTCCGGAACTGAAAGTGAACGTGAAGGTAGATACTTATGTGCGCCGCAGCGGTTTACGAAACAAGTCATTCCTAAATGAAATAGAAAATAACCAATGA
- a CDS encoding spore germination protein: MSLFFKQASKDKVKNEPPSLSSFVSQISKSGDFKQKKTTNQKTNLSFSISFISTLVDNDIIQQSILPYLLQGEFHTLTDIHQLVPIQCVMTSDITEIEDNLLTGSVLIILEDDNDNVALIPARVEIGRSIDQLEIEYSVDGPKAAFVESLDQNLNLVRTRLPIKELVVEEFIIGTLTKTRTSLVYIDGLTNIENVNTMRERIENIDFDQIQSSSYIEELISDNYNSPFPQLMSTENPVEVAASLGEGKVAVLVNGSPFALLGPTNIFSFFSSFEDYANSWYISTFVRLLRIIGIIFSILATPIYVAVLTYHPEIIPKDVMATLISSRENVPFPPILEALFLELAIELLREAGARLPTKVGQTIGIVGGIVLGTAVVEAGLTSNVLLIFVAIGALAAFTTPIYKISNTARIIRFPFLLVAHLWGLLGINLCIYFVLSHLLQLKSLNRPFLEPIYPPRLRDVKDSIIRATFIKQKLRPGYLQTQQPIRFSPKKKKKTKDIDE, translated from the coding sequence ATGTCTTTATTTTTCAAACAAGCGTCCAAGGATAAAGTCAAAAATGAACCACCTTCCCTTTCTTCTTTTGTAAGTCAAATAAGCAAATCAGGAGATTTCAAGCAAAAGAAGACTACTAATCAAAAAACAAATCTTAGCTTTTCCATTTCCTTCATCTCAACCCTAGTGGATAATGATATTATTCAACAAAGTATTCTACCATATTTGCTCCAAGGGGAATTTCATACACTTACTGATATTCATCAATTAGTTCCCATTCAGTGTGTTATGACATCCGACATTACTGAAATAGAAGATAATTTGCTTACTGGGTCTGTACTAATCATACTCGAAGATGATAATGACAATGTTGCCTTGATCCCAGCTCGAGTGGAAATTGGGCGTAGCATTGATCAATTGGAAATCGAGTACAGTGTTGATGGGCCTAAAGCAGCATTTGTAGAATCGCTTGATCAAAATCTTAATCTTGTAAGAACAAGACTTCCGATAAAAGAACTTGTTGTCGAAGAGTTTATTATTGGTACACTTACGAAAACGCGAACAAGCCTTGTCTATATAGATGGTCTTACAAATATTGAAAACGTGAATACTATGCGTGAAAGAATAGAAAACATTGATTTTGATCAAATACAATCTAGCTCATATATTGAAGAATTGATCTCAGATAATTATAATTCGCCTTTCCCACAGCTGATGAGTACTGAGAATCCTGTAGAAGTAGCCGCTTCACTTGGAGAAGGAAAAGTAGCGGTGCTTGTCAATGGTTCGCCCTTTGCACTATTAGGTCCAACAAACATCTTTTCTTTTTTCAGCTCTTTTGAAGATTATGCAAACAGCTGGTATATCAGTACTTTCGTCAGACTACTTAGGATTATCGGAATAATTTTCTCCATATTGGCAACACCAATATATGTCGCAGTTTTAACGTATCATCCTGAAATCATCCCAAAAGACGTAATGGCTACGTTAATTAGTTCAAGGGAAAATGTTCCCTTTCCACCTATACTAGAAGCATTATTTCTAGAATTAGCAATCGAACTTTTGCGCGAAGCAGGAGCCCGATTGCCCACGAAGGTTGGTCAAACGATCGGTATTGTGGGTGGTATTGTTCTTGGTACCGCCGTAGTGGAAGCTGGATTGACAAGTAATGTGTTACTTATTTTCGTAGCTATTGGTGCATTGGCAGCATTCACTACACCTATTTATAAAATAAGTAATACAGCTAGGATTATTCGCTTTCCTTTTTTACTTGTCGCACATCTTTGGGGATTACTTGGCATAAATTTATGCATTTATTTTGTTTTATCGCATTTATTACAGTTGAAGTCGCTTAATAGACCTTTTCTAGAACCAATTTATCCTCCACGATTGAGAGATGTAAAGGATTCAATTATTCGAGCTACATTCATTAAACAAAAATTACGTCCTGGTTATTTGCAAACCCAACAACCCATTCGCTTTTCCCCAAAGAAGAAAAAAAAGACCAAAGATATTGATGAATAA
- a CDS encoding FtsW/RodA/SpoVE family cell cycle protein, which translates to MTSQKKTIPKIDYGIILTLMLLTIFSLISIYSAQSTGQYLDNFIKKQLMWYAISIIAMIVVIQMDSDQLKKLSWYAYGFGLFLLIVLFFAPETLSFTRELNGSQSWFFIPGVGSLQPSEYMKIFTIISLAKVTADHHQKFLMKTIKTDFWLMIKIGVVAFLPVVFIIQQPDLGTSLVFVAIFLGIILVSGITWKLLLPIFTGFSLLGGTVMYFAIFRPDLLKFIGVKQYQFARIYSWLDPHSYSSNEGMQLVKSLLAIGSGQTQGKGFANREVYMPESHSDFIFSTIGEEFGFIGGSILISLFFLLIYQITKTGLDTKNPFYSYICVGVISMLAFHVFQNIGMTIQVLPITGIPLPFISYGGSSLLSNMLAMGTILSIRYHYKKYMFSSGE; encoded by the coding sequence ATGACTTCTCAGAAAAAAACAATTCCAAAAATAGATTATGGAATTATATTAACATTAATGTTGTTGACGATTTTTAGTCTCATTTCCATTTATAGCGCCCAATCGACAGGGCAATATTTAGATAATTTTATTAAAAAACAGCTAATGTGGTATGCCATTAGCATAATTGCAATGATTGTCGTCATACAAATGGATTCAGATCAACTGAAAAAACTATCATGGTATGCGTATGGATTTGGTTTGTTCCTTTTAATTGTATTATTTTTTGCTCCTGAAACTTTGTCATTTACTAGGGAATTGAACGGATCGCAAAGTTGGTTTTTTATCCCTGGAGTAGGTTCCCTGCAACCATCGGAGTATATGAAAATTTTTACAATAATATCACTTGCCAAAGTAACGGCGGATCACCATCAGAAGTTTTTAATGAAAACAATCAAAACTGACTTTTGGTTGATGATTAAGATTGGAGTAGTCGCATTCCTTCCTGTAGTATTTATCATCCAGCAACCGGATCTAGGTACATCGCTCGTTTTCGTTGCTATTTTCTTAGGGATTATTTTAGTATCAGGGATTACTTGGAAGTTATTACTGCCAATATTTACTGGATTCTCGTTACTTGGTGGAACAGTGATGTATTTCGCTATATTTAGACCGGATTTATTAAAATTCATTGGTGTGAAGCAATATCAGTTTGCCAGAATATATTCATGGCTTGATCCCCATTCATATAGCTCAAATGAGGGTATGCAGCTTGTCAAATCATTGCTTGCGATAGGTTCGGGGCAAACACAAGGGAAAGGATTCGCAAATAGGGAAGTGTATATGCCTGAAAGCCATTCTGATTTTATTTTTAGTACAATAGGGGAGGAATTCGGCTTCATTGGAGGCAGTATTCTCATTAGTTTATTTTTCCTACTCATTTATCAAATTACAAAAACGGGGTTAGATACGAAAAATCCATTTTATTCTTATATTTGTGTCGGGGTCATTTCCATGCTGGCTTTCCACGTATTTCAAAATATTGGTATGACGATTCAAGTGCTACCAATTACAGGAATTCCGCTACCATTTATCAGTTATGGGGGAAGCTCATTACTAAGCAATATGCTAGCGATGGGTACCATCCTTTCGATACGATATCACTATAAAAAATATATGTTTTCGTCTGGAGAATAA